The following are from one region of the Paenalkalicoccus suaedae genome:
- a CDS encoding NAD(P)/FAD-dependent oxidoreductase: MKQLVLAGGGHVHLHVIKQFMKHPPKDIRITLISPSPYQYYSGMFSGFAEGIYDVDDIRVDLPRLAQKANVTFVQDAVTKVNPDERTVMTKGGETISYDAVSFDVGSITASANRPDVQAHADVMKPNPHFPQTIEKVRAAERPVIVGGGAAGTEVALSMQIWREARGISGPLTLVSASELLAGQGAKASKRMTRIVERTRIKLLTGASVTKIDDAQIHTDQGAIDYDAILWLTGPAALPIFTDSGLATDERGFLSVTRTLQSTQHESIFAAGDCASLVDYPELPKNGVYAIRQAPVLYQNLLHYLSGETLDEFSPQKKYLSVVSIGKKRGVLLYGKRVVVGKIPWQIKHGIDVRYMKSFE; the protein is encoded by the coding sequence ACTTATCTCTCCGAGTCCGTATCAGTATTACTCTGGCATGTTTTCTGGATTTGCGGAGGGAATTTACGATGTCGATGACATTCGCGTTGATTTGCCGAGGCTTGCTCAAAAGGCGAACGTGACTTTTGTTCAAGATGCGGTTACAAAGGTGAATCCGGACGAGCGGACTGTTATGACGAAAGGCGGAGAGACGATCTCTTATGATGCAGTGTCCTTTGATGTCGGCTCGATCACAGCTAGTGCGAATCGGCCGGATGTGCAGGCGCATGCCGACGTGATGAAGCCTAACCCCCATTTTCCTCAAACGATCGAGAAGGTTCGGGCAGCAGAGAGACCGGTGATTGTTGGGGGTGGTGCGGCAGGGACGGAGGTGGCGCTGTCAATGCAGATTTGGCGGGAGGCGCGCGGGATCAGCGGGCCTTTGACGCTCGTATCGGCGTCGGAGTTGCTTGCTGGGCAAGGCGCGAAGGCGTCGAAGCGCATGACGCGGATCGTGGAGCGAACGCGAATCAAGCTTTTGACGGGGGCATCGGTGACGAAAATCGATGATGCGCAGATCCATACCGATCAAGGCGCGATCGACTACGACGCGATTTTATGGCTGACGGGGCCAGCGGCGTTACCGATTTTTACGGACAGTGGACTTGCGACAGATGAGCGCGGATTTTTATCGGTGACCCGGACGCTCCAGTCGACGCAGCACGAGAGCATCTTTGCGGCCGGCGATTGCGCATCGCTCGTGGACTACCCGGAACTGCCTAAGAACGGCGTCTACGCGATCCGTCAGGCGCCCGTGCTCTATCAAAACCTACTTCACTACTTGTCGGGGGAAACATTAGACGAGTTCTCCCCGCAAAAAAAGTATTTATCTGTTGTTTCTATAGGTAAAAAACGCGGCGTGCTTTTATATGGAAAAAGGGTTGTGGTCGGTAAAATTCCGTGGCAGATCAAGCATGGGATCGATGTTCGGTATATGAAGAGTTTTGAGTGA
- a CDS encoding nuclease-related domain-containing protein — MAIVLKRDTINEKRRKQAEWKKKRLNEERTRVIAENKDQIMQSSLIWSILGGFVLFFVFPFGFIAGWFFGRERVLKQKCRGLRERMADLNEIVKVQPGEEGERKVTDRVEKELPEDYLLLNDVVIPNRRSGTQLDHIVIGPTGVFAIETKDITGRFYPHGPRKWQWFPHWSKGHVSKRTVVDSPVSQSIYHAKYLRLATKAAGFDVPVYAIVVMTNDRGNWHGDQDDECPVLRLSTFVQAMQEMPAILPAKTERYKLAKHLLKLNEECEQEFYDGIRAKEA; from the coding sequence ATGGCAATTGTACTAAAGCGAGATACGATAAATGAGAAGCGTCGCAAGCAGGCGGAGTGGAAGAAAAAGCGATTGAACGAGGAGCGCACGCGTGTGATCGCAGAGAATAAGGATCAGATTATGCAGTCATCGTTAATCTGGTCGATTTTGGGCGGATTTGTACTCTTTTTTGTCTTTCCGTTTGGGTTTATAGCAGGCTGGTTTTTTGGTCGTGAGCGAGTGTTAAAGCAAAAGTGTCGTGGTCTTCGTGAGCGAATGGCGGACTTAAATGAGATAGTGAAGGTCCAGCCTGGTGAAGAAGGTGAGCGTAAGGTAACGGATCGGGTTGAGAAGGAGCTACCAGAGGATTATTTGTTATTAAATGATGTGGTCATTCCAAATCGGCGATCTGGCACACAGTTAGACCACATTGTAATTGGTCCTACTGGTGTTTTTGCGATTGAGACAAAAGATATAACGGGACGTTTTTACCCTCATGGTCCAAGGAAATGGCAGTGGTTTCCTCACTGGTCAAAAGGGCACGTATCTAAGCGAACAGTCGTCGATAGCCCGGTATCACAGTCGATTTACCATGCAAAATATTTGCGATTGGCAACGAAGGCGGCCGGATTTGATGTGCCAGTTTACGCCATTGTCGTGATGACGAACGACCGCGGTAACTGGCACGGCGATCAGGACGATGAGTGCCCGGTTTTGCGATTGTCGACGTTTGTACAAGCGATGCAGGAGATGCCGGCGATATTGCCCGCGAAAACAGAGCGCTATAAACTTGCGAAGCACTTGCTGAAGCTGAATGAAGAGTGCGAGCAGGAATTTTACGATGGGATTCGGGCGAAAGAGGCGTGA